One Candidatus Sulfurimonas baltica DNA segment encodes these proteins:
- a CDS encoding IS4 family transposase has translation MELDNYIQTAVRSILKNPILEVLTEIKITKILKQSNFIKRNVGYPPFQIILHFVYMLVMQKRQSTFIKKSDSAFGKDAYYRFIKDSRYNWRKFLMLSTTALLQRIKPLHKNGEHRLLIIDDTVESKRGKYIEGSCKYIWSNKEHRSINALNIVSLNYADSHSTFQLDFSIKMNGSNRKDISEFTNKLHHRSNAYQRKSEITKGKNILAIEMLQRALDNGVDADYLLVDSWYAKPNFIHQANELGMPVIARLPNNKLIWNFKGKHKTMNAIYDSMKNYRHKSSGKHGKISYKYFDAIVEHAVLGKVKLVFLHTSKELLVFISSDITIAGKEILATYKKRWNIEQGYKDLRNLFGFGKEENRIYESLIAKITLSMFAYNIVSYINRIKHEPQTLGELFRDLECELETLAISMQLFIKILTKISEIQNVVKDNKNLLNIIAVLSAYTQKELGFMCES, from the coding sequence ATGGAACTTGACAATTATATACAAACTGCAGTGAGAAGCATATTAAAGAATCCAATACTTGAAGTGCTAACAGAGATAAAAATCACAAAAATACTTAAGCAGAGCAACTTCATTAAACGAAATGTTGGCTATCCACCATTTCAAATAATATTACACTTCGTTTATATGTTAGTGATGCAAAAACGCCAGTCAACATTTATAAAAAAGAGCGATAGTGCATTTGGGAAAGATGCCTATTACAGATTTATCAAAGATAGTCGTTACAACTGGCGAAAGTTTTTAATGCTAAGTACTACTGCACTTTTGCAAAGAATAAAACCACTACATAAAAATGGTGAACATCGCTTACTCATTATTGACGATACAGTAGAGTCTAAGAGAGGTAAATACATTGAGGGAAGCTGTAAATATATTTGGAGCAATAAAGAACATAGGAGTATCAATGCGCTCAATATCGTATCTCTAAATTATGCAGATTCACATTCAACTTTTCAATTAGATTTTTCTATAAAAATGAATGGTAGCAATAGAAAAGATATTTCAGAGTTCACAAATAAGCTACATCACAGAAGTAATGCATATCAGAGAAAGAGTGAAATTACTAAAGGCAAAAATATACTAGCTATTGAGATGCTGCAAAGAGCTTTGGATAACGGTGTTGATGCAGATTACTTGCTCGTAGATAGCTGGTATGCTAAACCGAATTTCATACATCAAGCTAATGAACTTGGTATGCCAGTAATAGCAAGACTTCCAAACAATAAACTTATTTGGAACTTTAAAGGCAAACATAAAACTATGAATGCAATCTATGACAGTATGAAAAACTATCGTCACAAAAGTAGTGGTAAACATGGCAAAATATCGTACAAATATTTCGATGCCATTGTAGAACATGCAGTTTTAGGTAAAGTCAAGCTCGTATTTTTACACACAAGTAAAGAGTTGTTAGTTTTTATCTCAAGTGATATTACTATTGCAGGCAAAGAGATTCTAGCAACTTATAAAAAGAGATGGAATATTGAACAAGGCTATAAAGATCTCAGAAACCTCTTCGGTTTTGGAAAAGAAGAAAATCGTATCTATGAATCACTAATTGCAAAAATAACACTATCTATGTTTGCATATAACATTGTAAGTTATATTAACCGTATAAAGCATGAACCACAAACTCTTGGAGAACTCTTTAGAGATTTAGAATGTGAGCTTGAAACACTGGCAATATCAATGCAACTCTTTATTAAAATACTGACAAAAATCTCTGAAATCCAAAATGTTGTCAAGGATAATAAAAATTTACTCAATATTATCGCTGTGCTCAGTGCTTATACTCAAAAAGAGTTAGGTTTTATGTGCGAAAGTTGA
- a CDS encoding IS1182 family transposase, whose protein sequence is MPNYKEGLNRHQQLLFPPSLDEYVDEDNSVRAIDSYVDSIDLATLGVFTSSGSSDGQPAYHPALLLKIYLYGYLNSIRSSRKLERELKRNVEMMWLCAGLTPGYKTIANFRKDNPKVLKQLFRDFVMLCRSVDLIDGEVVAIDGAFLRANASKNQLISETMTRKDIESVDEKIAEYLSSLEYSDSCEKKEIAPVVHKQHLDRLKKYKSKLNSNLHTLKERNVTQYCKSDPDATLMRKPAHHLMAYNAQIAVDGKHKFIVATDISTKGVDLDQLYPLSTQAKEATGNKHIKVVADAGYYNPKEIKRCVDEGIDVYVPIQDKQKKQVDRGKFPRDAFHYDEANDCYHCPNNKVLKRKKTIYENKGIKRFMYFGTHSVCKVCPLRSECLPEKTPAKRLWRWEHEALIVEHRTKMQTPEARTMIKQRAALAEHPFGTIKQNLGWSHFLMRGKTKVAGENALIMLTYNFRRLLNLIGIALFQKLMKALKSGNLESIKQEIAEYLAVLYFFRTFFRQKMSFSA, encoded by the coding sequence ATGCCAAATTACAAAGAGGGGTTAAACCGCCATCAACAACTCTTATTTCCTCCCAGTCTGGATGAGTATGTTGATGAGGATAATTCAGTAAGGGCTATTGACAGCTATGTCGATAGTATAGATTTAGCTACTTTGGGAGTGTTTACAAGTAGTGGTAGTTCTGATGGTCAACCTGCATATCATCCAGCACTACTTTTGAAGATTTATCTCTATGGATATCTCAATAGTATCCGAAGTTCTAGAAAGCTCGAACGTGAACTTAAACGCAATGTTGAGATGATGTGGCTTTGTGCTGGACTTACTCCTGGATACAAGACTATTGCTAACTTTCGCAAAGATAATCCCAAGGTACTGAAACAATTATTTCGTGACTTTGTAATGCTATGCCGTTCTGTCGATTTGATTGATGGAGAAGTCGTTGCCATTGACGGTGCCTTTTTACGGGCTAATGCATCAAAGAATCAACTTATCTCTGAAACAATGACTCGTAAGGATATAGAATCTGTTGATGAGAAGATAGCAGAGTATTTAAGTTCACTAGAGTATAGCGATAGCTGTGAGAAGAAAGAGATAGCACCAGTAGTACACAAGCAACATCTGGATCGACTTAAAAAATATAAATCAAAATTGAACAGTAATCTACACACATTGAAAGAGCGTAATGTAACACAATACTGTAAAAGTGATCCCGATGCTACCTTGATGCGTAAACCGGCACATCATCTTATGGCCTATAATGCCCAGATTGCTGTTGATGGTAAACACAAGTTTATTGTCGCTACTGACATCTCCACCAAAGGAGTTGATTTGGATCAACTCTATCCCCTATCAACCCAGGCTAAAGAAGCTACAGGCAATAAACATATCAAAGTCGTAGCTGATGCAGGTTACTACAATCCAAAAGAGATTAAGAGATGTGTTGATGAGGGAATAGATGTTTATGTACCCATACAAGATAAGCAAAAAAAGCAAGTAGACAGAGGAAAGTTTCCTCGTGATGCATTTCATTATGATGAAGCCAACGATTGCTATCACTGCCCAAACAACAAAGTGTTAAAGCGAAAAAAAACTATTTATGAGAATAAGGGTATCAAGCGTTTTATGTATTTCGGTACCCACTCTGTATGTAAAGTCTGTCCATTACGTTCAGAGTGTCTTCCTGAGAAAACACCTGCAAAACGTCTCTGGCGCTGGGAGCATGAAGCACTCATTGTCGAACACCGTACAAAGATGCAGACACCAGAAGCTAGAACTATGATTAAACAGCGTGCCGCTCTGGCAGAACACCCTTTTGGTACAATCAAACAAAATCTTGGCTGGAGCCACTTTCTGATGCGTGGTAAAACAAAGGTTGCTGGAGAAAATGCTCTCATTATGCTCACCTATAATTTCAGAAGATTGTTGAACCTGATTGGCATTGCACTGTTTCAAAAGCTTATGAAAGCGTTAAAAAGTGGCAATCTTGAGAGTATCAAGCAAGAAATAGCGGAGTATCTTGCAGTTTTATACTTTTTTAGGACATTTTTTCGTCAAAAAATGAGTTTTTCCGCCTGA
- a CDS encoding Fic family protein — protein MKKKQLWIWQHPNYPKFNYNLRELLPKITQISQSIGQVKALITLLDKDTQTNIKIDLFTSEIVSTSAIEGEHLQRESVRSSIRKKLDATFDKEYDKSTHHTDSLADILMDTILNTTPLELERLHKWHISLLSQTPSRFTKIKLGVFRDYDDMQIVSGVIGKEKVHFVGVPAKRIDNDADALLKYINTSDDDIYIKSAIAHLWFVTTHPYDDGNGRMARIISDYIISKDFGIEYKYFSISSAIAKDRKNYYDKLEMSQNLIDNPDLDCTAWVLWYLDRFNDSLQETLDAINRVIQKTKFWDKVRQITLNQRQLKVLSKLLEYNEGEFQGGLTTKKYVAMTKTSLATAKRDIQELVKLGCLHQIEGTQGRNIRYDIVY, from the coding sequence ATGAAAAAGAAACAACTATGGATTTGGCAACATCCCAATTATCCAAAATTTAATTATAACCTTCGTGAGCTTCTTCCTAAAATCACACAAATATCTCAGAGTATAGGTCAAGTAAAAGCATTAATCACGCTTCTTGATAAAGATACTCAAACCAACATTAAGATAGATCTTTTTACAAGCGAGATTGTTTCCACTTCTGCAATAGAGGGGGAACATCTTCAAAGAGAGAGTGTAAGATCTTCAATAAGAAAAAAACTAGATGCAACATTTGACAAAGAATATGACAAGTCTACCCATCACACTGACTCTCTCGCGGATATTTTAATGGATACCATACTCAACACAACGCCACTAGAATTAGAGCGTTTACATAAATGGCATATTTCACTTCTTTCCCAGACTCCAAGCCGTTTTACTAAAATCAAACTGGGAGTGTTTCGTGATTATGATGACATGCAAATTGTCTCAGGCGTAATTGGCAAAGAAAAAGTACATTTCGTAGGAGTGCCTGCTAAGAGAATAGATAATGATGCGGATGCTTTGTTGAAGTATATTAATACAAGCGATGACGATATCTATATTAAAAGCGCGATAGCACATTTATGGTTTGTAACTACTCACCCTTATGATGACGGCAATGGCAGAATGGCAAGAATCATAAGTGATTACATAATCTCAAAAGATTTTGGGATAGAATATAAATATTTTTCTATCTCTAGTGCAATAGCAAAAGATCGTAAAAATTATTATGACAAACTAGAGATGTCTCAAAACTTGATAGACAATCCAGATTTAGATTGTACAGCTTGGGTATTATGGTATTTAGATAGATTTAACGACTCACTTCAAGAGACACTTGATGCGATCAACAGAGTTATACAAAAAACAAAGTTTTGGGATAAGGTGCGTCAAATTACTTTAAATCAGCGCCAATTAAAAGTGCTGAGCAAGTTATTAGAGTATAACGAAGGAGAATTTCAAGGCGGGCTTACTACAAAAAAATATGTTGCAATGACCAAAACATCTTTGGCAACAGCAAAAAGAGATATACAAGAGCTTGTGAAATTGGGTTGTTTACATCAGATTGAAGGTACTCAAGGAAGAAATATCAGATACGATATTGTCTATTAA
- a CDS encoding nitrogenase component 1: MVNKKLIRELLNESACSHNDKKKSSCDKPKPGATTGGCAFEGAQIALFPYADAVHLVHGPATCQGASWETRETPTSYEGENNTLTGYYTDVTTNDIIFGSDKKLITSIEYLIEHKKPKAIFVYETCVTAMIGDDIDTTCKNLENKHNIKIVVVHAPGFVGSKNLGSRLGGEAVLNQLIGTREPEEIHPFGINLIGEYNVTGDMWQYTPILEKIGIKIVSTLAGDGRIEKIQTAHTAKLNVIVCAKSLVTLTRKMQERYGIPYISVSFYGKRDTTNAIMSIVNAFGDEELTAKAKIIIAQEEEALEKRLLPYRKILNGKKAILNTGGNKSWSIASALQDIGIEVVATSVRKSTLEDIEIAAQYVKILMKVPANEQAKLIDEHNVDILLAGGRSLYTAIKKRVAFVDVNQEKKLSYGAYGGLENLAKDVCAAVNNPVFKIVGEAAPWE, translated from the coding sequence ATGGTAAATAAAAAATTAATTCGTGAACTTTTGAATGAATCAGCATGTTCACATAATGATAAAAAAAAGAGTAGTTGTGATAAACCAAAACCAGGTGCGACAACTGGTGGATGTGCTTTTGAAGGTGCTCAAATTGCCCTATTCCCATACGCTGATGCGGTTCATCTTGTTCATGGTCCTGCTACATGTCAAGGAGCTTCTTGGGAGACAAGAGAGACTCCAACAAGCTACGAAGGTGAAAACAACACTCTAACGGGTTACTATACAGATGTAACAACCAATGACATTATCTTTGGAAGTGATAAAAAACTTATAACATCTATTGAGTATCTTATAGAGCATAAAAAACCAAAGGCGATTTTTGTTTATGAAACTTGTGTAACTGCTATGATTGGTGATGATATAGATACTACATGTAAGAACTTAGAGAACAAACACAATATTAAAATAGTTGTCGTTCACGCTCCAGGATTTGTTGGAAGTAAAAACTTAGGCTCTCGTCTTGGTGGAGAAGCTGTTTTAAATCAACTCATAGGAACTCGTGAGCCTGAGGAAATTCACCCTTTTGGTATAAACCTCATTGGTGAGTACAACGTGACAGGCGATATGTGGCAGTACACGCCTATTCTTGAAAAGATTGGTATTAAAATAGTCTCAACGCTGGCTGGTGATGGAAGAATAGAGAAGATTCAAACAGCACACACCGCAAAACTAAATGTCATTGTATGTGCAAAATCTTTAGTTACACTAACTAGAAAAATGCAAGAGAGATATGGCATACCTTACATTTCTGTATCGTTTTACGGAAAAAGAGATACTACAAATGCAATTATGTCAATCGTAAATGCTTTTGGTGATGAAGAGTTAACTGCAAAAGCAAAAATCATAATAGCCCAAGAAGAAGAAGCTCTGGAGAAGAGACTTCTTCCATATAGAAAAATCCTAAATGGCAAAAAAGCCATACTCAACACTGGTGGAAATAAATCGTGGTCAATAGCTTCAGCACTTCAAGACATAGGGATAGAAGTAGTTGCAACAAGTGTTAGAAAATCGACACTTGAAGATATCGAGATAGCCGCTCAGTATGTAAAAATACTTATGAAAGTTCCAGCAAACGAACAAGCAAAACTTATAGATGAGCATAATGTAGATATTTTATTAGCAGGGGGGCGAAGCCTCTACACTGCCATAAAGAAAAGAGTAGCCTTTGTAGATGTAAACCAAGAAAAAAAGCTAAGTTACGGAGCATACGGAGGACTTGAAAACTTGGCAAAAGATGTTTGTGCAGCTGTAAACAACCCAGTTTTTAAAATAGTTGGAGAAGCTGCTCCTTGGGAGTAA
- the cowN gene encoding N(2)-fixation sustaining protein CowN, with protein MSEIKDRYITFDNIDCYENSALVIDAMIELFKLKPESKNRLWNNFMNKIPQNYREVFEKDGNKDTLYLVCANVFYISDLFEEYDFEAGIEVLEQVEFECC; from the coding sequence ATGAGTGAGATAAAAGATAGATATATAACTTTTGACAATATCGATTGTTATGAAAACTCGGCGTTGGTTATAGATGCTATGATTGAACTATTTAAGTTAAAACCAGAGTCAAAAAACAGACTTTGGAATAACTTTATGAATAAAATACCACAAAACTATAGAGAAGTTTTTGAAAAAGATGGTAATAAAGACACGCTCTACCTAGTTTGCGCAAATGTATTTTACATATCTGACCTTTTTGAAGAGTATGACTTCGAAGCAGGTATAGAAGTACTTGAGCAGGTTGAGTTTGAGTGTTGCTAA
- a CDS encoding NifU family protein, with amino-acid sequence MSHNEALQAYKTKDYDRAYAIWEDESKKENDQAMTNIGLMYLKGDGVDKDFTRAREWFLKASKYDNDSANYNLALMYQTKLGVEEDIQKSISYFRKAVAKNHQNANFRLGYLLLKDRTNEESVKEGFACILNAAKSNHPLAISMVGGLDTKPNLSAKLNITYRTSTYEKQIEILEDAIGRYIRPILLKDGGNIMILDYVNKPNIEIRLAYQGNCAGCSMASTSTYGLIYDTLSKVIDENILVYVI; translated from the coding sequence ATGAGTCACAATGAAGCACTACAGGCATATAAAACTAAAGATTATGATAGAGCGTATGCTATTTGGGAAGATGAATCAAAAAAAGAGAATGACCAAGCTATGACAAACATAGGCTTGATGTATCTCAAGGGTGATGGAGTTGATAAAGACTTCACAAGAGCTAGAGAGTGGTTTTTAAAAGCAAGTAAATATGACAATGACTCTGCAAATTATAATCTTGCACTGATGTATCAGACAAAACTCGGTGTTGAAGAAGATATACAAAAAAGTATCTCTTACTTTAGAAAAGCAGTAGCAAAAAACCATCAAAATGCCAACTTTAGACTTGGGTATCTTCTTTTAAAAGATAGAACAAATGAAGAGTCTGTAAAAGAGGGGTTTGCGTGTATCTTAAATGCTGCAAAATCCAACCATCCACTAGCGATATCAATGGTAGGTGGGCTAGATACCAAGCCGAATCTCTCAGCCAAGTTAAATATAACATACAGAACTAGCACTTATGAAAAACAGATAGAAATTTTAGAGGATGCAATCGGGAGATATATTAGACCTATACTTCTAAAAGACGGTGGAAATATTATGATTCTTGATTATGTCAACAAGCCGAACATAGAGATTAGACTTGCTTATCAAGGTAATTGTGCCGGTTGTTCAATGGCCTCAACTAGTACTTATGGTTTAATATATGATACTTTATCAAAAGTTATAGATGAAAATATTTTGGTATATGTAATATGA
- a CDS encoding NifB/NifX family molybdenum-iron cluster-binding protein encodes MIKIAFASKDGLHVDEHFGWCEKFYIYGVNEESYELLNEVDSSLKYEQESDKLEYKIMCIDGSDIVYVAKIGPKAASMVKLAGTFPLRSSQEDEKIEEVLKSIQKLMKENPPLWLKRILLK; translated from the coding sequence ATGATTAAGATAGCTTTTGCCTCAAAAGATGGTCTACATGTAGATGAGCACTTTGGTTGGTGTGAAAAATTTTATATCTATGGGGTAAATGAAGAGAGCTATGAACTTCTTAATGAAGTTGACTCATCACTAAAGTATGAACAAGAGAGTGATAAACTAGAGTATAAAATCATGTGTATTGATGGCAGCGATATAGTTTATGTAGCTAAAATAGGACCAAAAGCTGCAAGCATGGTAAAACTAGCGGGAACTTTTCCTCTGCGTTCATCACAAGAGGATGAAAAGATAGAAGAGGTACTTAAATCTATACAAAAACTTATGAAAGAGAATCCCCCTTTATGGTTAAAAAGGATACTACTAAAATGA
- a CDS encoding FprA family A-type flavoprotein gives MSNAIRVSEDLYYIGVSDPDLRTFDIIMKTANGTTYNSYLLKTEDGVIILDTVKEEFQDEFFQKIESLCSYDEIKYIIMHHLEPDHSGALAELTCRAVDAKVFISPMAQPMLKSIAKSDTIKFETVWTNKELKLGSKTLKFLSTPNLHWPETMSSYLVENKVLFSGDVFGSHYYDSRLFDDLVGDFDYAFKYYYDHIMRAFKSHVVKALNIYETLDIDIICNLHGPIIRKNPKKYIELYKKWSHVQERIHGKKIVSIFYVTSYKNTKNMAHSIYDGLQGSENIIANIYDLTALDEQNMIAILEESTGVIIGSPTINGDVPKVVWELLSCMMVLEKLGKIGGCFGSYGWSGEAIEMINSRLKALKFRVPLTPIKIKLIPTKTELYECYSFGVEFGEIVNGKMVEINL, from the coding sequence ATGAGTAATGCAATAAGAGTTAGTGAAGATTTATACTATATTGGAGTTAGTGATCCTGATCTTAGAACATTTGACATCATCATGAAGACTGCAAATGGCACTACATACAACTCTTATCTACTAAAAACAGAAGATGGCGTAATCATTTTAGACACCGTAAAAGAGGAGTTTCAAGATGAGTTTTTCCAAAAGATAGAGTCGTTATGTTCATATGATGAAATCAAATATATTATTATGCACCATCTTGAACCTGACCATAGTGGTGCTTTGGCTGAGCTTACATGTAGAGCTGTAGATGCCAAGGTATTTATATCTCCAATGGCACAACCGATGCTAAAGTCAATTGCTAAAAGTGACACCATAAAGTTTGAAACTGTTTGGACAAACAAAGAGTTAAAGTTAGGTTCTAAAACACTAAAGTTCTTAAGCACACCAAATCTTCACTGGCCTGAGACCATGAGCAGTTACTTGGTTGAAAACAAAGTTTTGTTTAGTGGAGATGTTTTTGGTTCTCACTACTATGACAGTAGATTATTTGATGATTTAGTCGGTGACTTTGATTACGCTTTTAAGTACTACTACGACCATATTATGAGAGCGTTTAAGAGCCATGTTGTAAAGGCGTTAAATATATATGAGACTTTAGATATCGATATTATCTGTAATCTTCATGGTCCAATTATAAGAAAAAATCCAAAAAAATATATAGAGTTGTATAAAAAATGGAGTCATGTTCAAGAGAGAATTCATGGCAAAAAGATAGTATCTATTTTTTATGTAACTAGTTATAAAAATACTAAAAATATGGCACATAGTATTTATGATGGTTTACAAGGGAGTGAAAATATCATAGCAAATATCTATGATTTGACTGCTCTTGATGAACAAAATATGATTGCAATTTTAGAAGAGAGCACAGGAGTCATCATCGGCTCTCCAACAATCAACGGTGATGTTCCAAAAGTAGTCTGGGAACTTCTTAGCTGTATGATGGTTTTAGAAAAACTTGGTAAAATTGGAGGATGTTTTGGCAGTTATGGCTGGAGTGGAGAAGCTATAGAGATGATAAACTCAAGACTAAAAGCACTTAAATTTCGTGTGCCTTTAACTCCAATAAAGATAAAGCTTATACCTACAAAAACAGAATTGTATGAGTGTTACAGTTTTGGTGTGGAGTTTGGCGAAATTGTAAATGGAAAAATGGTGGAGATAAACTTATGA
- a CDS encoding nitrogen fixation protein NifQ, with product MRKIINTDKNKALEEKVTKFLQTYSVDEHSKNEVAPYLAKVSLMMNHLYEDLGFKNRVEMGRFMKTHFPSLAAIKPEDKLWKKFIYDSIDEVAPACATCKDQVNCFTCRM from the coding sequence ATGAGAAAAATAATAAATACAGACAAAAATAAAGCTTTAGAGGAAAAAGTAACTAAGTTTTTGCAAACTTACTCTGTAGATGAACATAGCAAAAATGAGGTTGCTCCGTATCTTGCAAAAGTATCCCTGATGATGAACCATCTTTATGAAGATTTAGGTTTTAAAAATAGAGTTGAGATGGGACGCTTTATGAAAACACACTTTCCATCATTAGCTGCTATTAAACCAGAAGATAAACTTTGGAAGAAGTTTATCTATGACAGCATAGATGAAGTAGCTCCAGCTTGTGCTACATGTAAAGACCAAGTAAACTGTTTTACATGTAGAATGTAA
- the nifH gene encoding nitrogenase iron protein gives MAELRQIAFYGKGGIGKSTTSQNTLAAMCHYYGQKILIVGCDPKADSTRLILHEKAQNTIMQLAADAGSVEDLELEDVCKPGAGEFNPEDTEITEGYIMCTESGGPEPGVGCAGRGVITAINFLEEEGAYDDELDFVSYDVLGDVVCGGFAMPIREGKAQEIYIVMSGEMMAMYAANNISKGILKYANTGGVRLAGLVCNARMTDKEYDLAKQLAKSIGTQMIHFVPRSNHVQRAELRRMTVVEYSPNSDQAMEYRELARKIIANDLKVIPRPLEMDDLEDLLMEYGLEDGADEAVVGQKESDY, from the coding sequence ATGGCTGAACTAAGACAAATCGCATTTTACGGAAAAGGTGGGATTGGTAAATCTACTACATCTCAAAATACATTGGCAGCAATGTGTCACTATTATGGTCAAAAGATACTAATTGTTGGTTGTGATCCTAAAGCAGATTCAACAAGACTTATTCTACACGAAAAAGCTCAAAATACAATTATGCAACTTGCAGCTGACGCAGGATCGGTTGAAGATTTAGAATTAGAAGATGTTTGTAAGCCAGGTGCGGGTGAATTTAATCCAGAAGATACAGAAATTACTGAGGGTTACATTATGTGTACAGAGTCAGGTGGTCCTGAGCCAGGAGTTGGTTGTGCTGGTCGTGGTGTTATTACTGCAATTAACTTTCTTGAAGAAGAGGGTGCTTATGATGATGAGCTAGACTTTGTATCTTACGATGTTCTTGGTGACGTTGTTTGTGGTGGATTTGCTATGCCGATTCGTGAAGGTAAAGCACAAGAGATTTATATCGTTATGTCTGGTGAGATGATGGCAATGTATGCTGCTAACAATATCTCTAAAGGTATTTTAAAATATGCAAATACTGGTGGTGTTCGTCTTGCTGGTTTAGTGTGTAATGCACGTATGACAGATAAAGAGTATGACCTAGCTAAGCAATTAGCAAAATCTATTGGTACTCAAATGATTCACTTCGTACCTCGTTCAAACCATGTTCAAAGAGCAGAGTTAAGACGTATGACAGTTGTTGAGTATTCTCCAAATTCTGATCAAGCAATGGAATATAGAGAATTAGCTAGAAAAATTATTGCTAATGATTTAAAAGTTATTCCAAGACCTTTAGAAATGGATGACTTAGAAGACTTATTGATGGAATACGGTCTTGAAGATGGAGCTGATGAGGCTGTTGTAGGTCAAAAAGAGTCAGACTACTAA